The proteins below come from a single Streptomyces tubercidicus genomic window:
- a CDS encoding PP2C family protein-serine/threonine phosphatase, giving the protein MWRLRDEASPGGEGEKRRSRVVLFGRLLVRRLPLLLIAGGLVFGMGTPAGYTAAPFFAAAPLAAAPLSSLRGTVLTALAAVLGEIWVVGYRSAAQGRGASVTEVLTVLVVALAALGVNRAVRLAAARPVSLQDVSEAAQRAVLATPPERLAGLAIAARYVGARAAARSGGDLYAVQDTPHGVRLIVGDVRGKGTAAVQTAVIVLGAFREAAEQERTLGAVAGRLERALQREGGQREGVEQTEGFTTAVLAEIPANGQPVLRVLNRGHPSPLLLTPDGGLRELAPAAHALPLGLGEMAGRPDRPDETFFPAGALLLFFTDGVTEARDLLGRFYNPSGKLRGCRFPGPDVLLDTVIEDVARHTGGAPADDMALVAVQRPMGA; this is encoded by the coding sequence GTGTGGAGGCTCCGAGATGAGGCGTCCCCCGGGGGCGAGGGGGAGAAGCGCCGCTCCCGGGTGGTGTTATTCGGCCGTCTGCTGGTGCGGCGACTTCCTCTCCTTCTGATCGCCGGCGGGCTTGTCTTCGGCATGGGGACGCCCGCCGGCTACACCGCCGCCCCCTTCTTCGCGGCCGCCCCACTGGCCGCCGCGCCGCTCTCCTCTCTGCGTGGCACGGTTCTTACGGCCCTGGCCGCCGTGCTCGGCGAGATCTGGGTCGTCGGCTATCGCAGCGCCGCGCAGGGCCGCGGCGCGTCGGTGACGGAGGTCCTCACGGTCCTTGTCGTCGCCCTGGCGGCCCTCGGCGTCAACCGGGCCGTCCGGTTGGCCGCCGCCCGCCCGGTCTCCCTACAGGACGTCTCGGAGGCCGCCCAGCGCGCCGTATTGGCCACGCCGCCCGAACGGCTCGCCGGGCTCGCCATCGCCGCCCGTTACGTGGGCGCGCGGGCGGCTGCCCGAAGCGGTGGCGACCTCTACGCGGTGCAGGACACCCCGCACGGCGTACGGCTGATCGTCGGCGACGTACGGGGCAAGGGGACGGCGGCGGTGCAGACCGCGGTGATCGTCCTCGGCGCCTTTCGCGAGGCGGCGGAACAGGAGCGCACCCTGGGGGCCGTGGCGGGCCGGCTGGAGCGGGCGCTTCAGCGGGAGGGCGGGCAGCGCGAAGGGGTGGAGCAGACCGAGGGGTTCACCACTGCCGTACTGGCGGAGATCCCCGCCAACGGGCAGCCCGTCCTGCGGGTGCTCAACCGGGGCCACCCGTCCCCGCTGCTGCTCACGCCGGACGGCGGACTGCGCGAGCTGGCGCCCGCGGCGCATGCGCTGCCCCTCGGACTGGGTGAGATGGCAGGCCGCCCCGACCGGCCGGACGAAACGTTCTTCCCGGCCGGCGCCCTGCTGCTCTTCTTCACCGACGGGGTGACCGAGGCCCGGGACCTGCTGGGCCGCTTCTACAACCCGTCGGGCAAACTGCGCGGCTGCCGCTTTCCCGGTCCCGACGTCCTTCTGGACACGGTCATAGAGGATGTGGCACGGCATACGGGTGGGGCGCCGGCTGACGATATGGCGCTGGTGGCGGTGCAGCGGCCTATGGGGGCGTAG
- a CDS encoding DUF2332 domain-containing protein produces MVVNVGNTGNTGRAAGNAWGVAERYREFSWREVRGRSDAHEELSARISQDAEFCDLLSGSLPAGDKQQPELLLATVRYLDGPHADMGPRGEAAYGRWREWTIRHWDEVRAVIMQRAVQTNEPARCATLLPLLARLPQPLALLEAGTSAGLALHPDRYRYRYEAGGPYGAEGYGTGGQYAAEGYGADGPYGEDRRAGALRAEVGAPESPLVLTCHTGGAADELPDRMPQIVWRGGIDLDPLDPVSEPDDLRWLQALVWPGDGERAARLSAAVEAVRPAPRPRMVRGDLIGELPALAAEAPPEATLVIFHSAVLSYLPPARREEFARLVRSLLDGRPGGGHWVSNEHHSVLPWITAAAPHAPRPDDALLLTLALDGHPVALTGPYGRSLHSLSSGTADTSGR; encoded by the coding sequence ATGGTCGTCAACGTCGGGAACACCGGGAACACCGGACGGGCTGCCGGTAACGCGTGGGGAGTGGCGGAGCGGTACCGGGAGTTCTCCTGGCGGGAGGTGCGCGGCAGGTCGGACGCGCATGAGGAGCTGAGCGCGCGGATCAGCCAGGACGCGGAGTTCTGCGATCTGCTGTCGGGGTCGCTGCCGGCCGGCGACAAACAGCAGCCGGAGCTCCTGCTCGCCACCGTCCGCTATCTCGACGGCCCGCACGCCGATATGGGCCCGCGCGGGGAGGCCGCCTACGGGCGCTGGCGCGAGTGGACGATCCGGCACTGGGACGAGGTGCGCGCGGTGATCATGCAACGCGCCGTCCAGACCAACGAACCGGCCCGCTGCGCCACCCTGCTGCCGCTGCTCGCCCGTCTGCCGCAGCCGCTGGCGCTGCTGGAGGCCGGCACATCCGCGGGGCTGGCGCTGCATCCCGACCGCTATCGGTATCGGTACGAGGCCGGCGGCCCGTACGGAGCCGAGGGCTACGGAACCGGCGGCCAGTACGCAGCCGAGGGCTACGGAGCCGACGGCCCGTACGGAGAGGACCGCCGGGCGGGCGCCCTACGGGCCGAGGTCGGGGCACCGGAGAGCCCGCTGGTGCTCACGTGCCATACGGGAGGGGCGGCCGATGAGCTGCCCGACCGGATGCCGCAGATCGTCTGGCGGGGCGGCATCGACCTCGACCCGCTCGACCCGGTTTCCGAACCGGACGATCTGCGCTGGCTGCAGGCGCTCGTATGGCCGGGCGACGGGGAGCGGGCGGCGCGGCTGTCCGCGGCCGTCGAAGCGGTACGGCCGGCGCCGCGGCCGCGGATGGTGCGCGGCGACCTGATCGGCGAACTCCCCGCGCTCGCCGCCGAGGCACCGCCCGAGGCGACGCTGGTCATCTTCCACAGCGCCGTGCTGAGCTACCTCCCGCCCGCCCGCCGCGAGGAGTTCGCGCGCCTCGTACGGTCCCTGCTCGACGGACGCCCCGGCGGCGGCCACTGGGTCTCCAACGAGCACCACTCCGTCCTGCCGTGGATCACCGCCGCCGCACCCCACGCGCCCCGCCCGGACGACGCACTGCTGCTCACCCTCGCCCTCGACGGCCACCCGGTCGCACTCACCGGCCCGTACGGCCGGAGCCTGCACAGCCTCTCCTCCGGGACGGCGGACACCTCGGGACGCTGA
- a CDS encoding peptidoglycan DD-metalloendopeptidase family protein, translating into MASNRPAPESPSAQSAHELDDRGAFQGPGGGEGDGPWEEWNPTEESTRSARGKHRVVKQRSGGLSRGGTVLGVGVIAAVGASGMASAEGRPPVPISMPDVGGMADDLSEKLPDAKDLPGIGELISDEGSAGADTASASAEGAQASADGSTPAAAGPLTRAAQPGADAGSGADAGSGTGAGEALRSRILQQADAQQDAGEQEAREAAEKAAVQQAATEAAAHQKSAEKAAAVKKAAEMEAQRKAEEAARRKAEAERLAKLAKSFIAPVSSYTLTASFGQAGDRWAADHTGQDFAAPTGTPVKAVHSGTITQAGWAGSYGYRIVLTLDDGTELWFCHLSSMVKTSGKVNTGDVIGRVGATGNVTGPHLHLEVRPDAGDPIDPMPWLRDHGLAV; encoded by the coding sequence GTGGCGTCCAACAGGCCTGCCCCCGAGTCTCCCTCCGCCCAGTCCGCCCACGAGCTCGATGACCGGGGTGCCTTCCAGGGCCCCGGTGGCGGTGAGGGTGACGGTCCGTGGGAGGAATGGAATCCCACCGAAGAATCCACCCGTTCCGCCCGCGGTAAGCACCGGGTCGTCAAACAGCGCAGCGGCGGACTCTCCCGCGGCGGCACCGTCCTGGGCGTCGGCGTCATCGCCGCGGTCGGCGCGAGCGGCATGGCCTCGGCCGAGGGCCGTCCGCCGGTGCCGATCTCGATGCCCGACGTCGGCGGAATGGCCGACGACCTCTCCGAAAAGCTGCCGGACGCGAAGGATCTGCCCGGGATCGGTGAGCTGATATCCGACGAGGGCTCCGCGGGCGCCGACACCGCATCGGCGTCCGCCGAGGGTGCTCAGGCGTCTGCCGACGGCTCGACGCCTGCCGCCGCCGGGCCGCTCACCCGGGCCGCGCAGCCGGGTGCGGACGCGGGTTCCGGCGCGGACGCGGGTTCCGGCACGGGCGCCGGTGAGGCGCTGCGCAGCCGCATCCTCCAGCAGGCCGATGCGCAGCAGGACGCCGGCGAGCAGGAGGCCCGCGAGGCCGCCGAAAAGGCCGCTGTCCAGCAGGCCGCAACGGAAGCCGCCGCCCACCAGAAGTCGGCCGAAAAGGCCGCAGCAGTCAAGAAGGCGGCCGAGATGGAGGCCCAGCGCAAGGCCGAGGAAGCGGCCCGCCGGAAGGCGGAGGCCGAACGCCTCGCCAAACTGGCGAAGAGCTTCATCGCCCCCGTGTCCTCCTACACGCTCACCGCCAGCTTCGGCCAGGCAGGCGACCGCTGGGCCGCGGACCACACCGGACAGGACTTCGCCGCCCCGACCGGCACTCCCGTCAAGGCGGTGCACTCCGGCACCATCACCCAGGCCGGCTGGGCCGGCTCGTACGGCTACCGCATCGTCCTCACCCTCGACGACGGCACCGAACTCTGGTTCTGCCATCTGTCCTCGATGGTGAAGACCTCCGGCAAGGTCAATACCGGCGACGTCATCGGCCGCGTCGGCGCCACCGGCAACGTCACCGGCCCCCACCTCCACCTGGAGGTCCGCCCCGACGCCGGCGACCCGATCGACCCGATGCCGTGGCTCCGCGATCACGGCCTTGCCGTGTGA
- a CDS encoding aldo/keto reductase: MTATHSTPSTGSPRTTGSGESTGSGESSGSSRKPIGSLSVSPLSLGGNVFGWTADEATSFAVLDAYVAGGGNFIDTADAYSYWVPGNKGGESETVIGNWLASRGNRSDVVIATKVGALPDDKGLSPATIKSAVDASLTRLRTDYIDLYYTHYDDESVEVPEFLTALDDLVRAGKVREIAASNISAQRLEESLTCSAREGLARYVALQPHYNLVSRDTYEGELAEVAARHGLAAVPYFSLAAGFLTGKYRPGTDVDSARSGRAAQYVNTDRGNRVLQALDTVATAHEAEPATVALAWLAAQPTVAAPIASARTVEQLPALLAVGEVALTEAELRLLGEASA, from the coding sequence ATGACCGCTACACACAGCACCCCGAGCACAGGAAGCCCGCGAACCACCGGAAGCGGCGAAAGTACCGGAAGCGGCGAAAGCAGCGGGAGCAGCCGCAAGCCCATCGGCTCGCTCTCCGTCTCCCCGCTGTCCCTCGGGGGCAACGTCTTCGGCTGGACGGCCGACGAAGCCACGTCCTTCGCCGTGCTGGACGCGTATGTGGCGGGCGGCGGCAATTTCATCGACACCGCCGACGCCTACTCGTACTGGGTCCCCGGCAACAAGGGAGGCGAATCCGAGACCGTCATCGGCAACTGGCTGGCCTCCCGTGGCAATCGCTCCGATGTCGTCATCGCCACCAAGGTAGGCGCCCTTCCCGATGACAAGGGCCTGTCCCCCGCCACCATCAAGTCCGCGGTCGACGCATCCCTCACCCGTCTGCGCACCGACTACATCGACCTCTACTACACCCACTACGACGACGAATCGGTCGAGGTCCCGGAGTTCCTCACCGCCCTCGACGACCTCGTCCGGGCCGGCAAGGTCCGCGAGATCGCCGCCTCCAACATCTCGGCGCAGCGCCTGGAGGAGTCCCTGACCTGCTCCGCCCGCGAGGGCCTGGCCCGCTATGTGGCCCTCCAGCCCCACTACAACCTGGTCTCCCGCGACACCTACGAGGGCGAACTCGCCGAGGTGGCCGCCCGCCACGGCCTGGCCGCGGTCCCGTACTTCTCCCTCGCCGCCGGCTTCCTGACCGGCAAGTACCGCCCGGGCACCGACGTCGACAGCGCCCGCTCCGGCCGCGCCGCCCAGTACGTGAACACCGACCGCGGCAACCGAGTCCTCCAAGCCCTCGACACCGTAGCCACCGCCCACGAGGCCGAGCCGGCCACCGTGGCCCTCGCCTGGCTCGCCGCCCAGCCCACGGTCGCGGCCCCTATAGCCAGCGCCCGCACGGTGGAACAGCTGCCGGCGTTGCTGGCGGTGGGGGAGGTGGCGCTGACGGAGGCGGAGCTCAGGCTGCTTGGGGAGGCGTCCGCCTGA
- a CDS encoding helix-turn-helix domain-containing protein, with the protein MSSDATPELPYEPIAFGQRMQVLRLRRGMSRTVLAGLLGKSPSWVKQVEGGRLQMPKLPMVLRIAEALRVPNLADLVGEHATAISLFAGPGHARLPHVRDTLNEYPLTTARQAPSLAHLQNRIAHAWQARHSAPHHRDVIGELLPHLIRDAQASLAQAESGTERRVAQSVLSEVYSLSQFFLAYQSDAPLLWRVVERGLVSAQESEDPHTIGVAAWLAAQAHRDSGPAHYDAADAVNLATLRYLEPLLPEADDDVLAITGALNFEAGYTAARRGDAGTAWRYWDVARSMAGRLPADYFHPVTSFSRAIMGAHAVTVAVELHAGGESVRQAAAADVTLIPSRPRSARHRIEEARGYYLDGQAETALAVLDKAHQAAPETTRYNGYARRIVLEETESRSPAQRRRASELAVKIGALAA; encoded by the coding sequence GTGTCATCTGACGCTACTCCGGAACTGCCTTACGAGCCGATCGCGTTTGGTCAGCGAATGCAGGTGCTTCGCCTTCGCCGCGGTATGAGCCGGACCGTCCTTGCTGGGCTACTGGGCAAGTCACCGAGCTGGGTAAAACAAGTCGAGGGGGGACGGCTCCAGATGCCGAAACTCCCTATGGTTCTGCGGATCGCTGAGGCTCTCCGCGTGCCGAACCTTGCCGATCTCGTTGGTGAGCACGCGACGGCGATCTCGCTTTTCGCCGGTCCCGGCCACGCGCGCCTTCCGCACGTACGGGACACCCTCAACGAGTACCCGCTGACGACCGCGCGCCAGGCGCCGTCCCTCGCGCATCTTCAGAACCGCATCGCTCATGCCTGGCAGGCCCGACACTCCGCTCCTCATCACCGCGACGTTATCGGCGAACTGCTCCCGCACCTCATTCGCGACGCTCAAGCCTCGTTGGCTCAAGCGGAGTCGGGAACGGAAAGAAGGGTTGCACAGTCCGTGCTGTCCGAGGTCTATAGCCTCAGTCAGTTCTTCCTCGCATACCAATCTGACGCACCGTTGCTGTGGCGGGTAGTGGAGCGGGGTTTGGTCTCCGCACAGGAATCCGAGGATCCACACACCATCGGCGTCGCGGCATGGCTTGCGGCGCAGGCGCATCGCGACAGTGGTCCCGCGCACTACGACGCCGCCGATGCCGTAAACCTGGCGACTCTCCGCTACCTCGAACCCCTCCTCCCTGAAGCCGACGATGATGTACTTGCCATCACGGGGGCACTGAACTTCGAGGCCGGATATACCGCGGCCCGACGAGGAGACGCCGGCACCGCCTGGCGCTACTGGGATGTCGCGCGGTCCATGGCAGGGCGACTTCCCGCGGATTATTTCCACCCCGTGACCTCGTTCTCCAGAGCGATCATGGGGGCTCACGCGGTGACCGTAGCCGTGGAGCTGCACGCAGGCGGTGAAAGCGTCAGACAAGCCGCCGCCGCAGACGTGACGCTCATCCCGTCGCGTCCGCGGAGCGCTCGCCACCGTATTGAAGAGGCACGTGGCTACTACCTCGACGGCCAGGCCGAAACTGCTCTGGCAGTTCTGGACAAGGCCCACCAGGCCGCTCCCGAAACCACCCGCTACAACGGATACGCGCGGCGGATCGTCTTGGAAGAGACCGAGTCGAGGAGCCCAGCGCAACGGCGTAGGGCAAGCGAACTCGCCGTGAAGATTGGTGCGTTGGCCGCATAA
- a CDS encoding YDG/SRA domain-containing protein — MAKARSSNPVRFGPPQDVEEGQWFAGHTELHAAGVHRRSGQGISGTAHEGVDSIVLSGGYIDDEYGEQEIIYTGEGGRDRDTGRLYADQSLALPGNAGLLLNEALGHPVRVVRGLKIRGKKRPRATGGYEYCGLFRVAEHWTTVGKEGFRICQFRLLKLAPGESARPHPVSPGEGADTTTEEQLRRIVAYERLIRDSKVVRRVKEIYDNTCQICDCRLVVSPGGEAYSEAAHIHALGKPHGGPDELWNVLCLCANCHALFDRGALQLSDDLDVFDGLTQRFVGALTIAKEHQVKVDCVRQHRARWAERFTE; from the coding sequence ATGGCGAAGGCGCGGTCATCCAACCCAGTCCGTTTTGGCCCTCCGCAGGACGTCGAGGAGGGGCAGTGGTTCGCGGGACACACAGAGTTACACGCGGCCGGTGTCCATCGTCGGTCTGGCCAGGGCATCTCTGGCACCGCGCACGAGGGCGTCGATTCCATCGTTCTCTCCGGCGGGTATATCGACGATGAGTACGGCGAGCAAGAGATCATCTACACGGGTGAGGGCGGTCGCGACAGGGATACCGGTCGCCTCTACGCAGACCAATCCCTGGCGCTGCCGGGTAATGCCGGCTTGCTGCTCAATGAGGCACTGGGGCACCCGGTGCGAGTGGTACGCGGTCTAAAAATTCGAGGAAAGAAGCGACCCCGTGCGACGGGGGGCTATGAGTACTGCGGGCTGTTTCGCGTCGCAGAGCACTGGACGACAGTCGGGAAGGAAGGTTTCCGCATCTGTCAGTTCAGGCTGCTCAAGTTGGCCCCGGGCGAGTCGGCAAGGCCGCACCCTGTCTCGCCGGGGGAGGGTGCGGACACCACCACCGAAGAGCAGTTGCGTCGAATCGTCGCGTACGAGCGGCTGATCCGTGACTCCAAGGTGGTCCGGCGGGTGAAGGAGATCTACGACAACACCTGTCAGATCTGTGATTGCCGACTGGTGGTGTCGCCCGGTGGCGAGGCGTATAGCGAAGCGGCTCATATCCATGCACTGGGCAAACCCCACGGTGGCCCGGATGAACTGTGGAATGTCCTCTGTCTCTGTGCGAACTGCCATGCCCTCTTTGATCGAGGAGCGCTTCAGCTCAGTGATGATCTCGATGTGTTTGATGGCCTCACGCAGCGATTCGTAGGGGCCCTGACCATAGCCAAGGAACACCAGGTCAAAGTGGACTGCGTGCGTCAGCACCGCGCGCGCTGGGCTGAGCGATTCACCGAGTAG
- a CDS encoding PrsW family intramembrane metalloprotease: MYPSQPPPHPPHAPAPPPYTQHIPHTPHTPHTPHPYEPAAAHTHHRTAPWRSTTLRAVALVSLLALSGVVIIGMVRQQTGTEGFLVGLGLAVFPVPLLVAAFCWLDRVEPEPWRNLAFAFTWGACAATLVALLANGFATDWLAANIASTSPSEAEAWGATVIAPVVEEVVKAAAVLFLYRFRRRDFDGITDGIVIAGITATGFAFTENVLYLGNAFGEDQSLGHSGLDSLTAGTFFLRIIVSPFAHPLFTILTGLAFGITATRYPHRRAARRALALLGLLTAVLLHAIWNGASSLGDLGFLIVYGLFMVPVLIVLTWLAIWARNQELLSLRGYLAPYITAGWLAPAEPTALSSLKTRALARDLARRTQGPAAARAVTEYTTLATALSFHRRRAHLMGPTPDFTSHERHLLEHLREYQAWGRAALVHAWGVREER; encoded by the coding sequence GTGTACCCGTCCCAGCCGCCCCCGCACCCGCCCCACGCGCCCGCCCCTCCCCCGTACACACAGCACATACCGCACACCCCGCACACCCCGCATACCCCGCACCCGTACGAGCCCGCCGCCGCGCATACGCACCACCGGACGGCGCCATGGCGCAGCACCACCCTCCGTGCGGTCGCCCTGGTGTCGCTGCTGGCGCTCTCCGGCGTGGTCATCATCGGCATGGTCCGCCAGCAGACCGGCACCGAGGGCTTCCTGGTCGGCCTGGGGCTGGCCGTCTTCCCGGTACCGCTTCTGGTGGCGGCGTTCTGCTGGCTCGACCGTGTCGAACCCGAGCCCTGGCGCAACCTCGCGTTCGCCTTCACCTGGGGCGCCTGCGCCGCCACCCTGGTCGCACTCCTGGCCAACGGCTTCGCGACGGACTGGCTGGCCGCCAACATCGCCTCCACCTCACCCTCCGAGGCCGAGGCATGGGGCGCCACGGTGATCGCCCCGGTCGTCGAGGAGGTGGTCAAGGCCGCCGCCGTGCTCTTCCTGTACCGCTTCCGGCGGCGCGACTTCGACGGCATCACGGACGGCATCGTCATCGCCGGCATCACGGCCACCGGTTTCGCCTTCACCGAGAACGTGCTCTACCTGGGCAACGCCTTCGGCGAGGACCAGTCCCTGGGCCACTCCGGCCTGGACTCCCTCACCGCCGGCACCTTCTTCCTCCGCATCATCGTCTCCCCCTTCGCCCACCCCCTCTTCACCATCCTCACCGGCCTCGCGTTCGGCATCACCGCCACCCGCTACCCCCACCGCCGCGCCGCCCGCCGCGCACTCGCCCTCCTCGGCCTGCTCACCGCCGTCCTCCTGCACGCCATCTGGAACGGCGCCTCCTCCCTGGGCGACCTCGGCTTCCTCATCGTCTACGGGCTCTTCATGGTCCCCGTCCTCATCGTCCTGACCTGGCTGGCCATCTGGGCCCGCAACCAGGAACTGCTCTCCCTGCGCGGCTACCTCGCCCCCTACATCACCGCCGGCTGGCTCGCCCCCGCCGAACCCACCGCCCTCTCCTCCCTCAAAACCCGCGCCCTGGCCCGCGACCTGGCCCGCCGCACCCAGGGCCCCGCCGCCGCCCGCGCCGTCACCGAATACACCACCCTCGCCACCGCCCTCTCCTTCCACCGCCGCCGCGCCCACCTCATGGGCCCCACCCCCGACTTCACCAGCCACGAACGGCATCTACTGGAGCATCTGCGGGAGTATCAGGCTTGGGGGCGGGCGGCATTGGTGCATGCGTGGGGGGTGCGGGAGGAGCGGTAG
- the trmB gene encoding tRNA (guanosine(46)-N7)-methyltransferase TrmB produces MSENHATPASDARASDAPEASAPEADAPAAASQTSAAQEAPALGATAVSAATPRRGEPMFPDGTGPAADPAGSHHERRIRSFQPRRSRVSPSQADALRRRWATWGLDIDGLSRIDLDAFFDGRPVVLEIGFGMGEATAQMAAADPDTGILACDVHTPGQGNLLGLAERNGLSNIRVANGDAIILLREMLAPASLAGLRVYFPDPWPKKRHHKRRLIQPEFIALAATRLAPGALVHCATDWEPYAEQMLEVLSAEPTLENLHPGFAPRPDFRPLTKFEGQGLDKGHIVHDLLFRRRDTEAEPPR; encoded by the coding sequence GTGTCCGAGAACCACGCCACCCCCGCATCCGACGCCCGCGCATCCGACGCCCCCGAAGCGAGCGCCCCGGAGGCCGACGCTCCGGCAGCCGCGAGCCAGACGTCCGCCGCTCAGGAAGCCCCCGCTCTCGGGGCCACCGCCGTCTCGGCCGCCACCCCCCGGCGCGGCGAGCCCATGTTCCCCGACGGGACGGGCCCCGCGGCCGACCCGGCGGGGTCCCATCACGAGCGGCGGATCCGCTCCTTCCAGCCCCGCCGCAGCCGGGTCTCGCCCAGCCAGGCCGATGCGCTGCGCCGCCGGTGGGCGACCTGGGGACTGGACATCGACGGGCTCTCCCGTATCGATCTCGACGCCTTCTTCGACGGGCGGCCGGTCGTCCTGGAGATCGGCTTCGGCATGGGTGAGGCCACGGCACAGATGGCCGCCGCCGACCCGGACACCGGCATCCTCGCCTGCGATGTGCACACCCCCGGGCAGGGCAATCTGCTCGGTCTCGCGGAGCGGAACGGTCTGTCCAACATCCGGGTGGCCAACGGCGACGCGATCATCCTGCTGCGCGAGATGCTGGCCCCCGCCTCCCTCGCCGGCCTGCGCGTCTACTTCCCCGACCCCTGGCCGAAGAAGCGCCACCACAAGCGGCGCCTCATCCAGCCGGAGTTCATCGCGCTGGCCGCCACCCGGCTCGCGCCCGGCGCCCTGGTCCACTGTGCGACCGACTGGGAGCCGTACGCCGAGCAGATGCTGGAGGTGCTCTCCGCCGAGCCGACGCTGGAGAACCTCCACCCCGGCTTCGCGCCCCGCCCGGATTTCCGGCCCCTCACCAAGTTCGAGGGCCAGGGCCTGGACAAGGGGCATATCGTCCACGACCTCCTCTTCCGCCGCCGCGACACGGAGGCCGAACCCCCTCGCTAG
- a CDS encoding PQQ-binding-like beta-propeller repeat protein, whose amino-acid sequence MPLILAIVMVVLIGAGVGGYFLFTSDDSADTASDRPANAIPRLWEAKSPVSEREGQDENGLRSMWFNNDDVVFGDGGGVRAFNRKTGKKQWTVKTPKGAGEVCAMSKEPSEDGVGAVVFDAGGDDCSFLSVVDTDTGRTLWSKNLKGGSTEDSPQMVVNSKVVAVAIGDTYAGFTITGGAKVWELTARGHDCTTTVGLSPQYRAVGSDCSDAKPKKQLALQDLEYSGIHSTVSGEGRAVGQILSDRPLTIRMSAAANTIDAEGSLSTFTEDGDLDETFKLEGELKDLSLKPRDTFVDEDEQVLVSGYGSGGMAALDLKTGKLLWKKSASAPAALDTEGLIALTDAPATGAHGQDPVLVSLGLRDGKEKVLGTVYDPKHALGSPDLMSLAWDGHTNTLFLQGEGINGDKSSIQAFKAPVS is encoded by the coding sequence GTGCCGCTCATCCTGGCGATCGTGATGGTCGTGCTGATCGGCGCCGGTGTCGGCGGGTACTTCCTCTTCACGTCGGATGACTCCGCCGATACGGCCTCGGACCGGCCCGCGAACGCCATCCCGCGGCTGTGGGAGGCGAAGTCACCCGTCTCCGAGCGCGAGGGGCAGGACGAGAACGGTCTGCGCTCCATGTGGTTCAACAACGACGACGTCGTCTTCGGGGACGGCGGCGGCGTACGGGCCTTCAACCGTAAGACCGGCAAGAAGCAGTGGACGGTCAAGACGCCCAAGGGTGCGGGCGAGGTCTGCGCCATGTCCAAGGAGCCGAGCGAGGACGGGGTCGGCGCCGTGGTCTTCGACGCGGGCGGCGACGACTGCTCCTTCCTCTCCGTCGTGGACACGGACACCGGACGCACGCTCTGGTCGAAGAACCTCAAGGGCGGCAGCACCGAGGACAGCCCGCAGATGGTGGTGAACTCGAAGGTCGTCGCCGTCGCGATCGGGGACACATACGCCGGTTTCACCATCACCGGGGGCGCGAAGGTCTGGGAGCTGACCGCGCGCGGCCACGACTGCACCACCACGGTGGGGCTGAGCCCGCAGTACCGGGCCGTGGGCAGTGACTGCTCCGACGCGAAGCCGAAGAAGCAACTGGCCCTCCAGGACCTGGAGTACAGCGGCATCCATTCGACGGTCTCGGGCGAGGGCCGGGCGGTCGGGCAGATTCTGTCCGACCGGCCCCTGACGATCCGCATGAGCGCCGCCGCCAACACGATCGACGCCGAAGGTTCGCTCTCCACCTTCACCGAGGACGGGGACCTGGACGAGACGTTCAAGCTGGAAGGCGAACTGAAGGACCTGAGCCTCAAGCCCCGCGACACCTTCGTCGACGAGGACGAGCAGGTGCTGGTGTCCGGCTACGGTTCGGGCGGCATGGCGGCCCTGGACCTGAAGACCGGGAAGCTGCTGTGGAAGAAGTCGGCCTCGGCACCGGCCGCGCTGGACACCGAAGGGCTGATCGCGCTGACCGACGCGCCTGCCACCGGTGCCCACGGCCAGGACCCGGTGCTGGTGTCGCTCGGTCTGCGTGACGGCAAGGAGAAGGTGCTGGGCACCGTCTACGACCCGAAGCACGCGCTGGGTTCCCCGGACCTCATGTCGCTGGCCTGGGACGGGCACACCAACACGCTCTTCCTCCAGGGCGAGGGGATCAACGGCGACAAGTCGAGCATTCAGGCGTTCAAGGCACCCGTCAGCTGA